A single Lolium perenne isolate Kyuss_39 chromosome 6, Kyuss_2.0, whole genome shotgun sequence DNA region contains:
- the LOC127326532 gene encoding uncharacterized protein: MERSKRKKHFDEINDEDDELQLSATESFKVTYFLVVVDTAIASLNDQFVQLKEFEKVFGFLFNLKKLKSLDESSLRKSCTDFAKTFTHEESHDVDLDDFFSELKVSQVTLPNDLMSAPKILQFVTAVDCYPNVSVAYRILLTIPVTVASAERRFSKLKLLKNCLRSTMLQDRLNGLATCCIEKDILDNIDLEVVLNDFASRNARRSFFVKH; the protein is encoded by the coding sequence ATGGAACGAAGTAAAAGGAAGAAGCATTTTGATgaaataaatgatgaagatgatgaactACAACTATCAGCTACTGAATCCTTCAAGGTTACCTACTTTCTTGTCGTTGTAGACACGGCAATTGCTTCATTGAATGATCAATTTGTGCAGCTAAAGGAGTTTGAAAAGGTGTTTGGATTCTTATTCAACTTAAAGAAGCTGAAGTCCTTGGATGAGAGTAGTCTACGGAAATCTTGCActgattttgcaaaaacttttactCATGAAGAGTCGCATGATGTTGACCTTGATGATTTTTTCTCTGAGCTAAAAGTATCGCAAGTAACTTTGCCAAATGATTTGATGTCAGCGCCAAAGATTCTTCAGTTCGTTACAGCGGTAGATTGCTACCCGAATGTATCAGTTGCTTATCGGATCCTCTTAACTATACCTGTGACCGTAGCGTCAGCTGAAAGAAGATTCTCTAAACTGAAACTACTAAAGAATTGTTTGAGGTCAACTATGTTGCAAGACAGATTGAATGGCTTGGCTACATGTTGTATTGAGAAGGATATCTTGGACAACATCGATCTTGAAGTGGTCCTCAATGATTTTGCATCAAGAAATGCTCGAAGAAGTTTTTTTGTGAAGCACTGA